From the genome of Carassius auratus strain Wakin unplaced genomic scaffold, ASM336829v1 scaf_tig00043140, whole genome shotgun sequence, one region includes:
- the LOC113086324 gene encoding protein Jade-1-like: protein MMKRSRVPSTSEDSDNGSNSTSCSQHSKSKHRKQNGKRPSEVFRTDLITAMKLHDSYQLNPEDYYELADPWRQEWEKGVQVPVSPNSIPQCIVRTVAEKSPAPLFIRPKKLIRSSESSMLGYVGIQTLADGMCRYDLNEEDVAWLQIANEEFSKMGMQLLDELTMERVMEEFEHRCYDNMSHAMETEEGLGIEYDEDVVCDVCQSPDGEDGNEMVFCDKCNICVHQACYGILKVPEGSWLCRTCALGIFPKCHLCPKTGGAMKPTRSGTKWVHVSCALWIPEVSIGNPEKMEPITNVSHIPSNRWALICCLCKEKTGACIQCSAKSCRVAFHVTCGLQCGLKMNTILTEADEVKFKSFCPKHSGMDWNEEEGDDDRPVKVQTSEERGRNRGVNISSSSQPRLAQNPEETRLSERKLRVQQLEDEFYRFVAADEVAEHLQLPLETVDFLFQYWKLKRKVNFNQPLIMPKKEEEESLARREQEVLLRRLRLFTHLRQDLERVRNLTYMVSRRERIKRTLCRVQEQIFHHHIRLLEQGRATGISSTRRLEEAMFYFRTAPPVPASPQPLKGHCGHNSALGTTIQNHENGSNTYRVSKHIEADKPAKMPRLESLVMDNVPSTEVVDSGSAGCKTAASAMVTRSEGRLRGCESHRRDEESERPLEDRRRRSKLLEQVSIKDKLRQSKSMEDAVKNETDHDNLDDRLLLSHSRTTASSVVTASTTYNVSPRKTNSSHHQEKIVPNGTTRRNLKNWGSFRIPKRSERTSSGKDGQDRNDMDQNSSLIFNTSPTATTSPQIRTRLRTGSENRSHLEESDLGQSEQGKRCHTQRLRSPMTRRYGSDVIQRGVLAS, encoded by the exons ATGATGAAGCGAAGCCGTGTCCCAAGCACCAGTGAGGACTCGGATAATGGAA GTAACTCCACATCCTGCTCTCAGCATTCCAAATCAAAGCACAGGAAACAGAATGGAAAAAGACCCTCAGAG GTGTTCAGGACAGACCTGATCACTGCTATGAAACTGCATGATTCATATCAGCTGAATCCAGAGGATTATTATGAGCTGGCAGATCCCTGGCGGCAGGAGTGGGAGAAAGGGGTTCAAGTCCCTGTTAGTCCCAACTCCATACCGCAGTGTATAGTGCG CACTGTAGCTGAGAAATCCCCCGCTCCTCTGTTCATCAGGCCGAAGAAGCTGATTCGCTCATCTGAGTCATCGATGCTGGGATACGTGGGTATTCAGACGCTGGCTGATGGCATGTGTCGTTATGACCTGAATGAGGAGGACGTCGCTTGGCTGCAGATTGCTAACGAGGAATTCAGTAAGATGG GCATGCAACTCCTGGATGAGCTGACAATGGAGCGGGTCATGGAGGAGTTTGAGCACCGTTGCTATGACAACATGAGCCACGCCATGGAAACGGAGGAGGGGCTTGGCATAGAGTACGATGAAGACGTGGTGTGTGACGTCTGTCAGTCCCCTGACGGCGAGGATGGCAATGAAATGGTGTTCTGTGACAAGTGCAACATCTGTGTGCATcag GCATGTTACGGTATACTGAAGGTTCCCGAGGGCAGCTGGCTTTGTCGTACCTGCGCACTGGGCATCTTTCCAAAATGTCATCTGTGTCCTAAAACAGGAGGGGCCATGAAACCCACTCGCAGTGGCACCAAGTGGGTTCACGTCAGCTGTGCCCTCTGGATACCAGAA GTAAGCATTGGTAACCCTGAGAAGATGGAGCCTATCACTAATGTGTCCCATATACCCAGCAACAGATGGGCTCTAATATGCTGCCTGTGTAAAGAGAAAACAGGAGCTTGTATTCAG TGTTCTGCCAAAAGTTGCCGTGTGGCATTCCATGTGACCTGCGGTCTGCAGTGTGGGTTGAAGATGAACACAATCCTCACAGAAGCAGATGAAGTCAAGTTTAAGTCTTTTTGTCCCAAGCACTCAGGAATGGACTGGAATGAGGAAGAGGGAGATGATGACAGGCCAGTGAAGGTCCAGACCAGcgaagagagagggagaaatagaGGAGTGAACATCTCATCCTCTTCACAGCCCAGGCTAGCACAAAACCCAGAAGAAACCAGACTCAGTGAGCGTAAACTTCGAGTTCAGCAGTTGGAGGACGAGTTCTATCGCTTCGTCGCCGCTGATGAAGTCGCAGAGCACCTGCAGTTGCCCCTGGAAACTGTGGACTTCCTGTTCCAATACTGGAAATTGAAAAGGAAGGTGAACTTTAACCAGCCACTCATCATGCCgaagaaagaggaggaagaaAGCCTTGCCCGTCGGGAACAGGAAGTGCTTTTGCGACGACTCCGCCTCTTCACGCATTTACGACAGGATCTAGAGAGG GTGCGTAATTTGACATACATGGTCAGTCGCCGGGAAAGAATTAAACGAACCTTGTGCCGAGTTCAAGAGCAGATCTTTCATCACCACATCCGGCTGCTCGAGCAGGGACGTGCCACTG GTATATCTTCTACTAGACGTTTGGAGGAGGCTATGTTTTACTTTCGGACAGCACCTCCTGTACCTGCATCCCCTCAGCCTTTGAAGGGTCACTGTGGCCACAACAGCGCCCTGGGCACCACTATTCAAAATCACGAGAATGGGAGCAACACCTATAGAGTCTCAAAGCATATCGAAGCAGACAAACCTGCAAAGATGCCCAGATTGGAAAGCCTGGTCATGGACAATGTTCCCAGTACTGAGGTGGTTGATTCAGGCTCTGCAGGTTGTAAGACGGCAGCTTCAGCTATGGTGACACGTTCAGAGGGCAGACTGAGGGGCTGTGAATCTCATAGAAGAGATGAGGAGAGCGAGCGCCCCCTGGaggacaggaggaggaggagcaagCTGTTGGAACAGGTGTCTATAAAAGACAAACTGAGACAGTCGAAGTCTATGGAGGACGCGGTGAAGAATGAGACTGATCATGACAACTTGGATGACAGATTACTGCTGTCTCACAGCAGAACCACTGCTAGTTCTGTAGTCACTGCTTCGACCACTTATAATGTATCACCGAGGAAGACCAACTCAAGCCATCATCAAGAAAAAATTGTGCCAAATGGAACAACTAGGCGGAATCTGAAAAACTGGGGTAGTTTCAGAATTCCTAAACGGAGTGAAAGAACGTCATCGGGGAAAGATGGACAGGACAGAAATGACATGGACCAAAATTCTTCCTTAATTTTTAATACAAGTCCCACCGCCACAACCTCCCCTCAAATTAGGACCCGGCTGCGGACAGGAAGTGAGAACCGAAGCCATCTGGAAGAGTCTGATCTAGGCCAATCAGAACAGGGTAAGAGGTGTCATACTCAAAGACTTCGAAGCCCGATGACTAGACGTTACGGTTCAGATGTGATCCAACGTGGAGTTCTTGCATCATGA